In Streptomyces spororaveus, the following proteins share a genomic window:
- a CDS encoding 3'-5' exonuclease — protein MTDTLTETETTAQTTPPEPSWPEALGGRRLAGMLAEITGQPVTAADVEELVAREHLVAVDSYKGWPLYATAAARELDAGLVGSIVSARVAWSEVSLTRDAAAERIGWHWRDLARMGREGRIAIGPGDRYRIADLDKLAVEAEGEQHVTAQAAADILEIRPTDWKYVEAAGWIEPADTYERGVGRYRTVTVALYRLGDVRDLREMPGVDWEAARGLGKGVPSPLREYAKLAPTRADAVKAFAQQLADRHDTTVWAWHSPYSGRWELDWERVDGAPTQETVRGELAADPVVGLYAEEITLCPTWGRITRRARRLLEPDAAVIVDTETTDLYGQTIELAVIDAATGKVLQNTLVKPTEPISAGARYVHGLSDEDVAGARPFEKVLPRLRKVTKNRVICAYSVEFDRAVILGDVRRAGKKPLHLEPRESWYCLMEAYASWLGSNRWLALGGGHRAAGDCAASLERLEEMARGKGTTFTPTR, from the coding sequence ATGACGGACACCCTCACCGAGACGGAGACCACGGCCCAGACGACCCCGCCGGAGCCGTCCTGGCCGGAGGCCCTGGGCGGCCGGCGCCTGGCGGGCATGCTCGCCGAGATCACCGGCCAGCCGGTGACGGCCGCCGACGTCGAGGAACTCGTCGCCCGCGAACACCTGGTCGCCGTCGACTCCTACAAGGGCTGGCCGCTCTACGCGACGGCGGCCGCGCGCGAGCTCGACGCGGGCCTGGTCGGCTCGATCGTCTCCGCTCGGGTGGCGTGGTCCGAGGTGAGCCTGACCCGGGACGCGGCCGCCGAGCGGATCGGCTGGCACTGGCGCGACCTCGCGCGGATGGGCCGCGAGGGACGCATCGCCATCGGCCCCGGGGACCGGTACCGGATCGCCGACCTGGACAAGCTCGCGGTGGAGGCTGAAGGCGAGCAGCACGTCACCGCGCAGGCCGCCGCCGACATTCTGGAGATCCGGCCCACCGACTGGAAGTACGTGGAGGCGGCCGGGTGGATCGAGCCCGCCGACACCTACGAGCGGGGGGTCGGCCGGTACCGCACCGTCACCGTGGCGCTCTACCGGCTCGGCGACGTACGCGATCTGCGGGAGATGCCCGGTGTGGACTGGGAGGCCGCCCGCGGTCTCGGCAAGGGCGTGCCGTCGCCGCTGCGCGAGTACGCCAAGCTCGCCCCCACCCGCGCCGACGCGGTGAAGGCCTTCGCCCAGCAGCTCGCGGACCGACACGATACGACGGTGTGGGCGTGGCACAGCCCGTACTCCGGCAGGTGGGAGTTGGACTGGGAGCGGGTGGACGGCGCCCCGACCCAGGAGACCGTTCGCGGTGAGCTCGCCGCGGACCCGGTTGTCGGCTTGTACGCCGAGGAGATCACCCTGTGTCCCACCTGGGGCAGGATCACCCGCCGGGCGCGCAGGCTGCTGGAGCCGGACGCCGCGGTGATCGTGGACACCGAGACCACCGACCTGTACGGGCAGACGATCGAGCTGGCCGTCATCGACGCCGCGACCGGCAAGGTGCTCCAGAACACCCTGGTGAAGCCCACGGAGCCGATCAGCGCCGGGGCCCGGTACGTGCACGGCCTGAGCGACGAGGACGTGGCCGGAGCCCGGCCCTTCGAGAAGGTCCTGCCTCGTCTGCGGAAGGTGACGAAGAACCGCGTGATCTGCGCCTACAGCGTCGAGTTCGACCGTGCCGTGATCCTGGGCGACGTCCGGCGGGCCGGGAAGAAGCCGCTGCACCTGGAGCCCCGGGAGTCCTGGTACTGCCTGATGGAGGCCTATGCCTCCTGGTTGGGCTCGAACCGGTGGCTTGCTCTGGGCGGCGGACACCGCGCGGCCGGCGACTGCGCGGCCTCACTTGAACGACTTGAGGAGATGGCACGCGGCAAGGGAACAACCTTCACGCCCACCCGTTAG
- the ku gene encoding non-homologous end joining protein Ku yields MARPVWAGVLSFGLVSLPVSLYTATDSHTIHFHQLQRGTSDRIRNRRVNERTGKEVELEEIVKGFDTGEEYVLVEPGELDEIAPGRSRTIEISGFVDLDTVDPIFFDKTYYLGPKGKEYAKVYGLLEQALEESNRAGIATFVMRGRECLVALKAEKGLLAVHTLHWSDEIRDPRKEIPDLPEAGKASAGELKMAHQLIDALAIDWRPEDYRDVYQEKVAALITAKQAGETVEKAEPAPKATGAVDLMEALRASVERARSPKDTGEKASTSTARTKNAGKGSRGAKKRTTGSSGTSRARSLQSLTKAELYEKATKAGIRGRSGMSHDELADALAGTKSD; encoded by the coding sequence ATGGCCAGACCCGTCTGGGCTGGGGTCCTCTCCTTCGGACTTGTCTCGCTCCCGGTCTCGCTCTACACCGCGACCGACAGCCACACGATCCACTTCCATCAGCTGCAGCGCGGCACTTCCGACCGGATCCGCAACCGGCGGGTGAACGAACGCACCGGCAAGGAGGTGGAGCTGGAGGAGATCGTGAAGGGCTTCGACACCGGCGAGGAGTACGTGCTCGTCGAGCCCGGTGAGCTCGACGAGATCGCGCCGGGGCGGTCGAGGACGATCGAGATCAGCGGGTTCGTGGACCTGGACACCGTGGACCCGATCTTCTTCGACAAGACGTACTACCTCGGGCCGAAGGGCAAGGAGTACGCCAAGGTCTACGGACTGCTGGAGCAGGCGCTGGAGGAGTCCAACCGGGCCGGGATCGCGACCTTCGTCATGCGCGGCCGCGAGTGCCTGGTGGCGCTGAAGGCGGAGAAGGGGCTGCTGGCGGTGCACACGCTGCACTGGTCGGACGAGATCCGCGACCCCCGGAAGGAGATCCCCGACCTCCCCGAGGCCGGGAAGGCGAGCGCGGGTGAGCTGAAGATGGCCCACCAGCTGATCGACGCCCTCGCCATCGACTGGCGGCCGGAGGACTACCGCGACGTGTACCAGGAGAAGGTGGCCGCGCTGATCACCGCGAAGCAGGCTGGCGAGACGGTCGAGAAGGCCGAGCCCGCGCCGAAGGCCACCGGCGCCGTGGACCTCATGGAGGCTCTGCGCGCGTCCGTCGAGCGGGCCCGCAGCCCGAAGGACACCGGCGAGAAGGCCAGCACCTCCACCGCCCGCACGAAGAACGCGGGGAAGGGTTCCCGCGGCGCGAAGAAGCGCACCACCGGCTCTTCGGGAACCTCCCGTGCCCGGTCGCTTCAGTCGCTGACGAAGGCCGAGTTGTACGAGAAGGCGACGAAGGCCGGGATCCGCGGCCGCTCCGGGATGAGCCACGACGAACTTGCCGACGCCCTCGCCGGCACCAAGAGCGACTGA
- a CDS encoding lamin tail domain-containing protein, translating into MSSASSSVRRIAATVLAAGAVVGAAALPAAAHDGDRHHQRPRVEISRVQADSPGRDDRSNRSLNSEWVEITNTTRDAINLRGWTLRDSDGNRYRFDNVRIGARNTIRIHTGNGRDTRTDLFQDRRNYVWDNGSDTATLRDDRGRTVDTESWGRRR; encoded by the coding sequence ATGTCTTCTGCTTCTTCCTCCGTACGCCGTATCGCCGCCACCGTCCTGGCCGCCGGCGCCGTCGTCGGTGCCGCCGCTCTGCCGGCGGCCGCGCACGACGGTGACCGTCACCATCAGCGGCCGCGGGTGGAGATCAGCCGGGTCCAGGCCGACAGCCCCGGACGCGACGACCGCTCGAACCGCTCCCTCAACTCGGAGTGGGTGGAGATCACCAACACCACTCGCGACGCCATCAACCTGCGCGGCTGGACGCTGCGCGACAGCGACGGCAACCGCTACCGCTTCGACAACGTCCGCATCGGCGCCCGCAACACGATCCGGATCCACACCGGCAACGGCCGTGACACCCGCACCGACCTCTTCCAGGACCGCCGCAACTACGTCTGGGACAACGGCTCCGACACCGCCACCCTGCGCGACGACCGTGGCCGCACCGTCGACACCGAGTCCTGGGGCCGCCGCCGCTAG
- a CDS encoding putative T7SS-secreted protein: protein MSGGNWLEKGAALTGDAVEWLGDKAADKLEDVGWQGGANAVRNTANSAANRLGADVSEVELGQSDDPKQLVHGSASTLRSTAGHLNDFHAAFTRTGEGLKKLGTDGIKGAAADAFRDSVQEKAPRWFAAAAAFETAAGAVSRFADTVTWAQGQAKEAIDEYKAAVKLSENAQAAYDTWVKDYESAVKAQQDPLPARPMGFTDPGTDGIKAARQKLAEARRQRDDVAQSVAQALEKARDAAPKVSAADAALVEIVRKSAEMEHFVGGIAKGTAGLVNFARGLDSHDPYNINHPTVAQMGLNSMSAGFLTAANDPAAAAKAMLDQAMRDPYEFGGTLVPEAIGPKGGGLLAGTTRRATTAAKLLDDAKHLDGKKPGGSRGDHEKDPGGSRGDHEKDPNHNSNQCGDNVCDGDPVDMATGRVLLPQTDIALPGALPLVFRRTFDSSHRSGRWFGPAWSSTVDQRLEIDTEGVVFSCDEGSLLAYPHPTPGAPVMPTHGRRWPLDRVENGYTLTDPDTGRVWHFTDHSDELALLAQVDDRNGRWISFEHDEEGAPTSIVHHGGYHLKLTTNEGRVTALHLAGAAADGSDQEILRYGYTDGHLTEVTNSSGRPLRFDCDEHGRITAWTDTNGSRYNYVYDDRDRCTYQSGINGHVESRFTWDDPDPATGLRTTSITDGLGHTKRFVVDERSHIVAEIDALGAVTRFEYDRDNRLLSRTDPLSHISRFTYGEHGRISVMERPDGRQARIEYDDNRMPVRIVGADGNVTCQTFDERGNRTSVTTPSGATTQFDYDAAGRLTAVTDPLGGTTRLVLDPRGLPVEVTDPSGATTRYEHDSFGRRVQVTDALGAQTRMEWTVEGRPSRRTAPDGTVESWTYDGEGNCLSHTDSMGGTTHFAFTDFDLLTARTGPDGIRHEFSYDTNLRLTRVTNPQGLTWDYAYDGAGRLVMETDFDGRALSYGYDAAGRLTSRVNGLGQRIDFTHDALGQVIRKEVEGHGATTFEYDIFDELAVAVGPDAALERMRDRYGRLQSETVNGRTLTYRYDTVGRRVGRTTPGGAVSEWSYDAAGRRTKLTTSGRDIAFSFDALGREVGRTVSDFVALTASFDEMHRLTTQEVTSGGRDLQHRAYTYGAGGGLVGISDALSGARGFDVDSAGRVTAVHAHGWTERYAYDDAGNQTEASWPATHPSHSATGTRTYEGTRIVGAGAVRYEHDGQGRVVLRQRTRLSRKPDTWRYEWDAEDRLTAVTTPDGMVWRYAYDPLGRRISKQSPSETVHFTWDGTTLCEQTTANVVLTWDHAGQRPLSQTERRTDTDDERFFAIVTDLIGTPTELVDESGELAWRTRATLWGTTTWNRDATAYTPFRFPGQYFDPESGLHYNYFRYYDPESARYLSQDPLGLAPAPNPTAYVHNPLLWADPLGLLPCKKNEPDDPTWDGRVVYGKPDAEGRPTAMHATLGRDMMGKNPTDPHGDPPGWQKDQGYNRAHLLGAQLGGSNWNPANFVTMHAYANSPVMRHIENQVRAAVEGGETIQYSVTPRYNGTDKIPTGVYIEAYGSNGFKFTQHRSTGITESGNTAFIPNQPRQ, encoded by the coding sequence ATGAGCGGCGGCAACTGGCTGGAGAAGGGTGCGGCCCTCACGGGCGACGCGGTCGAGTGGCTCGGCGACAAGGCAGCCGACAAGCTGGAGGATGTCGGCTGGCAGGGGGGCGCCAACGCGGTCCGGAACACGGCGAACTCCGCAGCGAACCGTCTGGGCGCCGACGTCAGTGAGGTCGAGCTCGGCCAAAGTGACGATCCCAAGCAACTGGTCCACGGCAGCGCAAGCACCCTGCGGTCAACCGCCGGGCACCTGAACGACTTCCACGCGGCCTTCACCCGGACCGGGGAGGGCCTGAAGAAGTTGGGCACGGACGGCATCAAGGGTGCCGCTGCCGATGCCTTTCGGGACTCCGTCCAGGAGAAGGCGCCCCGCTGGTTCGCGGCCGCGGCCGCCTTCGAGACGGCAGCCGGCGCGGTGAGCCGCTTCGCCGACACAGTGACTTGGGCGCAGGGGCAGGCCAAGGAGGCGATCGACGAGTACAAGGCCGCCGTCAAGCTGTCGGAGAACGCCCAGGCCGCCTACGACACGTGGGTCAAAGACTACGAGTCGGCTGTCAAGGCCCAGCAGGATCCGCTGCCGGCCCGCCCCATGGGTTTCACCGACCCGGGTACGGACGGCATCAAGGCCGCCCGGCAGAAGCTGGCCGAGGCGCGGCGCCAGCGCGACGACGTCGCCCAGTCGGTGGCACAGGCGTTGGAGAAGGCTAGGGACGCTGCGCCGAAGGTGTCTGCCGCGGACGCAGCGCTGGTCGAGATCGTCCGCAAGAGCGCCGAGATGGAACACTTCGTCGGCGGAATCGCCAAGGGTACGGCCGGCCTGGTCAACTTCGCCCGCGGGCTCGACTCCCACGACCCGTACAACATCAACCACCCGACCGTTGCCCAGATGGGCCTCAACAGCATGAGCGCCGGTTTCCTCACGGCGGCCAACGACCCTGCCGCGGCGGCCAAGGCCATGCTGGACCAGGCTATGAGGGATCCGTACGAGTTCGGCGGCACACTCGTCCCGGAAGCCATCGGCCCCAAGGGAGGTGGCCTGCTGGCCGGCACTACCCGTAGAGCCACCACAGCAGCCAAACTCCTCGACGACGCGAAGCACCTGGACGGCAAAAAGCCGGGCGGCAGCCGCGGGGATCACGAGAAGGATCCCGGCGGCAGCCGCGGGGATCACGAGAAGGATCCGAACCACAACAGCAATCAGTGTGGCGACAACGTGTGCGACGGCGACCCGGTGGACATGGCGACCGGCCGCGTGCTGCTGCCGCAGACGGACATCGCCCTGCCCGGAGCACTTCCCCTCGTGTTTCGGCGTACTTTCGACTCTTCGCACCGTTCAGGTCGCTGGTTCGGTCCCGCCTGGTCCAGCACGGTGGACCAGCGGCTGGAGATCGACACCGAAGGCGTGGTCTTCAGCTGCGACGAGGGCAGCCTGTTGGCGTACCCCCACCCGACCCCCGGCGCCCCGGTCATGCCCACACACGGCCGTCGGTGGCCGCTGGACCGGGTCGAGAACGGCTACACCCTCACAGATCCGGACACCGGCAGGGTTTGGCACTTCACCGACCACAGCGACGAGCTCGCGCTCCTGGCCCAAGTCGACGACCGCAACGGACGCTGGATCAGCTTCGAACACGACGAAGAGGGCGCACCGACCTCGATCGTCCACCACGGCGGATACCACCTGAAGCTCACGACGAACGAAGGCCGGGTGACGGCCCTCCACCTTGCGGGAGCGGCTGCGGACGGCTCCGACCAGGAGATCCTCCGCTACGGTTACACCGACGGCCACCTGACCGAGGTCACCAATTCCTCCGGCCGCCCTCTGCGCTTCGACTGCGACGAACACGGCCGCATCACCGCGTGGACCGACACCAACGGCAGCCGCTACAACTACGTCTACGACGACCGGGACCGCTGCACCTACCAGTCCGGTATCAACGGCCACGTCGAATCGCGGTTCACCTGGGACGATCCGGACCCAGCGACCGGCCTGCGCACGACGTCCATCACCGATGGCCTCGGCCACACGAAGCGCTTCGTGGTCGACGAGCGTTCCCATATCGTCGCCGAGATCGACGCCTTGGGGGCGGTCACCCGCTTCGAGTACGACCGGGACAACCGACTGCTATCCCGGACGGACCCGCTGAGCCACATCAGCCGCTTCACTTACGGCGAGCACGGCCGAATATCGGTGATGGAGCGTCCGGACGGACGACAGGCCCGGATCGAGTACGACGACAACCGGATGCCGGTACGCATCGTCGGCGCCGACGGGAACGTCACGTGCCAGACCTTCGACGAGCGCGGAAACCGCACGTCGGTGACCACCCCCTCGGGGGCGACGACGCAGTTCGACTACGACGCGGCAGGCCGGCTCACAGCGGTGACCGATCCGCTCGGGGGCACCACCCGACTGGTCCTGGACCCCCGGGGTCTGCCCGTCGAGGTCACCGATCCGTCGGGTGCCACGACCCGATACGAACACGATTCCTTCGGCCGTAGGGTCCAGGTCACCGACGCCCTCGGTGCACAGACACGCATGGAGTGGACGGTCGAGGGCCGGCCGTCCCGGCGCACAGCACCCGACGGCACCGTGGAGTCCTGGACGTACGACGGCGAGGGCAACTGCCTCAGCCACACCGACTCCATGGGCGGCACGACACACTTCGCGTTCACGGACTTCGACCTGTTGACGGCGCGCACGGGCCCGGACGGGATTCGTCACGAGTTCTCCTACGACACCAATCTGCGACTGACGCGTGTAACTAACCCGCAGGGTCTGACCTGGGACTATGCCTACGACGGGGCAGGACGCCTGGTCATGGAGACGGACTTCGACGGCCGGGCCCTGAGTTACGGCTACGACGCTGCGGGCCGTCTGACCTCGCGGGTGAACGGTCTGGGGCAGCGCATCGACTTCACGCACGATGCCCTCGGCCAGGTGATCCGCAAAGAGGTCGAAGGCCACGGGGCCACGACCTTCGAGTACGACATCTTCGATGAACTCGCGGTGGCTGTCGGCCCTGACGCCGCGCTGGAACGTATGCGCGACCGCTATGGCCGCCTGCAGTCCGAGACAGTCAATGGCCGGACGCTGACATATCGATATGACACGGTAGGCCGCCGGGTGGGGAGGACGACGCCCGGCGGTGCGGTCAGCGAATGGTCGTACGACGCAGCCGGCCGCAGAACGAAGCTCACCACGTCCGGACGCGACATCGCCTTCTCCTTCGACGCCCTGGGCCGGGAGGTGGGGCGCACCGTATCGGACTTCGTGGCGCTGACGGCGTCGTTCGACGAGATGCACCGTTTGACGACTCAGGAGGTCACGTCCGGGGGCCGTGACCTCCAGCACCGCGCCTACACCTACGGCGCGGGCGGCGGTCTCGTCGGCATCAGCGACGCACTCTCCGGTGCCCGTGGTTTCGACGTTGACTCGGCCGGTCGCGTCACTGCCGTCCACGCGCACGGATGGACCGAGCGGTACGCCTACGACGACGCAGGAAACCAAACCGAGGCATCGTGGCCGGCAACCCACCCGTCGCACTCCGCGACGGGTACCCGGACGTACGAGGGCACCCGGATCGTCGGCGCGGGTGCCGTCCGCTACGAACACGACGGCCAGGGCCGAGTCGTCCTGCGCCAGAGGACGCGACTGTCCCGGAAACCCGACACCTGGCGCTACGAGTGGGACGCGGAGGACCGTCTCACCGCGGTGACGACACCAGACGGCATGGTCTGGCGGTACGCGTACGACCCCCTGGGCCGACGAATATCCAAGCAGTCCCCTTCCGAGACCGTCCACTTCACCTGGGACGGCACGACCCTCTGCGAACAGACGACCGCGAACGTCGTCCTGACCTGGGACCACGCGGGCCAGCGGCCCCTGTCCCAGACGGAACGCCGCACGGACACCGACGACGAGCGCTTCTTCGCCATCGTCACCGACCTGATCGGTACCCCGACCGAACTCGTCGACGAGTCGGGCGAGCTGGCCTGGCGCACCCGCGCCACCCTCTGGGGCACGACCACGTGGAACCGTGACGCCACGGCATACACCCCATTCCGCTTCCCGGGCCAGTACTTCGACCCCGAATCGGGACTCCACTACAACTACTTCCGCTACTACGACCCCGAATCGGCCCGCTACCTCAGCCAGGACCCCCTCGGCCTCGCCCCGGCCCCGAACCCCACGGCCTACGTCCACAACCCCCTGTTGTGGGCCGATCCCCTCGGCCTCCTCCCCTGCAAGAAGAACGAGCCGGACGACCCAACGTGGGACGGCAGGGTCGTCTACGGCAAACCGGACGCCGAGGGACGCCCAACAGCAATGCACGCCACGCTGGGGCGGGACATGATGGGGAAGAACCCCACAGATCCCCACGGGGATCCGCCCGGTTGGCAGAAGGACCAGGGGTACAACCGAGCCCACCTCCTTGGCGCACAGCTCGGCGGATCCAACTGGAATCCAGCGAATTTCGTCACCATGCACGCCTACGCCAATTCTCCCGTCATGCGGCACATTGAGAACCAGGTCAGGGCCGCAGTGGAAGGCGGCGAGACAATCCAGTACAGCGTCACCCCCCGATACAACGGGACTGATAAAATTCCCACCGGGGTATACATCGAGGCTTATGGATCCAACGGCTTCAAGTTCACCCAGCACCGCAGCACCGGAATAACCGAATCAGGCAACACCGCGTTCATTCCCAATCAACCGAGGCAGTGA
- a CDS encoding SMI1/KNR4 family protein: MSNALARLLEIAPAPSQPLDKGWSEVEQTLAVGLPNDYKELIGVYGGSNWDDYLYVLEPDCPNKHYDLLKWAKYQFEDLQELWTFEKKPEELETEGSVVIPWATTDNGECLYWLVLPGVDPNEWTVMVNEARGPRWEHYSVSCTQFLASALTGELQSNILSSSFPLATHEFRRLGPV, translated from the coding sequence GTGAGCAACGCCCTTGCACGCCTTCTCGAAATCGCCCCTGCACCGAGCCAGCCCCTCGACAAGGGCTGGAGCGAGGTCGAACAAACTCTCGCGGTAGGGCTCCCCAACGACTACAAGGAGCTCATCGGCGTCTACGGAGGAAGCAACTGGGACGACTACCTCTATGTCCTGGAGCCCGACTGCCCCAACAAGCACTACGACCTCCTCAAGTGGGCCAAGTACCAGTTCGAAGACCTGCAAGAACTGTGGACGTTTGAAAAGAAGCCGGAAGAACTGGAGACCGAAGGGTCCGTAGTTATCCCGTGGGCAACCACCGACAACGGAGAATGCCTTTACTGGCTCGTTCTTCCTGGTGTCGATCCGAACGAATGGACCGTCATGGTGAACGAAGCTAGGGGCCCCCGATGGGAACATTACTCCGTATCGTGCACGCAATTCCTCGCGTCCGCCCTTACCGGAGAGCTGCAGTCGAACATCCTCTCCTCATCGTTCCCCCTGGCCACCCATGAATTCCGCCGCCTCGGCCCTGTATGA
- a CDS encoding DUF6009 family protein yields the protein MSSLISDDEIHHEVDLIWLEDVTELDYVRQSLDRLPTRRGKPAYHRDGRLVGYAQLGPQAKPSRSSGTFRRRVFWLLPHDRDTVPDGLYSSGAPAEAVDPTTLTAGSKGRKTQRSERPAQAAEI from the coding sequence ATGAGCTCGCTCATCTCCGACGACGAGATCCACCACGAAGTCGACCTGATCTGGCTCGAAGACGTCACCGAACTCGACTACGTCCGCCAGTCTCTCGACCGGCTCCCCACCCGCCGCGGCAAACCCGCCTACCACCGCGACGGCCGCCTCGTCGGCTACGCCCAGCTGGGGCCGCAGGCAAAGCCCTCCCGCTCCAGCGGAACCTTCCGCCGTCGCGTTTTCTGGCTCCTGCCCCACGACCGCGACACCGTCCCGGACGGCCTCTACTCCTCCGGAGCCCCCGCCGAAGCTGTCGACCCGACCACGCTGACGGCCGGGAGCAAGGGCCGGAAGACCCAAAGGTCGGAGAGGCCGGCGCAGGCCGCCGAGATCTAA
- a CDS encoding DNA primase family protein, with product MSPAPETDGFLFDFDPEAVAAQILAQAPPALPAQGGERAHADHATAAGLLPDTLSDRGNAKLFVRLYAGDYRHVPGLGWYRWDTTRWQVDEDDTVVWAAGDLAEAIATTDPRGIHSNQSLQKHRRRALSTSGMNAMLTQAKSAPGMVLRAELLDADPYALCTPAGIVDLYTGLIRAPQPDKDFHSRSTSTGPKQQPTPRWERFLTDTFGADAEGREMIDFLHLMLGYSITGDVGAQVMPFLFGAGKNGKSVLLDVLMKLLGDYADAAPPGFLMARTFDGHPTELAELHGRRVIVCSEVKPGDKFDEARVKLLTGGDRIKARRMRQDFFSFAPTHKLWLIGNHRPEVGTGGFAFWRRMRLVPFEKVVSDDRKIDNLADILVTEEGPGILAWLIDGARRYLAGEKDLTGPAPVRIATTAYAETEDHTGRFFEECCTFHADHRAEQARLYSVYRTWCQNEGAPTISSRAFAARARELVGLASPKEMILSNSKKYYPGIGLLAEEENA from the coding sequence GTGAGCCCCGCACCCGAAACCGACGGTTTCCTCTTCGATTTCGACCCCGAGGCCGTCGCCGCGCAGATCCTTGCCCAGGCTCCGCCGGCCCTGCCTGCACAGGGCGGCGAACGAGCGCACGCAGATCACGCGACTGCCGCCGGGCTCCTGCCCGACACCCTCAGCGACCGCGGCAACGCCAAGCTCTTCGTCCGCCTGTACGCTGGGGACTACCGCCACGTTCCCGGCCTGGGCTGGTACCGCTGGGACACCACCCGCTGGCAGGTCGACGAGGACGACACAGTCGTCTGGGCCGCCGGAGACCTTGCCGAGGCCATCGCAACGACCGACCCCCGCGGTATCCACAGCAACCAGTCACTGCAGAAGCACCGCCGCCGCGCGTTGAGCACCTCCGGTATGAACGCGATGCTCACCCAGGCCAAGTCAGCTCCAGGCATGGTCCTGCGGGCCGAGCTCCTCGACGCCGACCCGTACGCCCTGTGCACCCCCGCGGGCATCGTCGACCTGTACACCGGACTCATCCGCGCGCCCCAGCCCGACAAAGACTTCCACTCCCGTTCGACCTCCACCGGCCCCAAGCAGCAGCCCACCCCCCGCTGGGAACGCTTCCTCACCGACACCTTCGGCGCCGACGCAGAAGGCCGGGAGATGATCGACTTCCTGCACCTGATGCTCGGCTACTCCATCACCGGAGACGTCGGCGCCCAGGTCATGCCCTTCCTCTTCGGAGCTGGCAAGAACGGCAAGTCCGTTCTCCTCGACGTCCTCATGAAACTCCTGGGCGACTACGCCGACGCCGCCCCGCCCGGCTTCCTGATGGCCCGCACCTTCGACGGCCACCCCACCGAACTCGCCGAGCTCCACGGCCGGCGCGTCATCGTCTGCTCAGAGGTCAAGCCCGGCGACAAGTTCGACGAAGCCCGAGTCAAGCTCCTCACCGGCGGCGACCGGATCAAGGCCCGCCGGATGAGGCAGGACTTCTTTTCCTTCGCCCCCACCCACAAGCTCTGGCTCATCGGCAACCACCGCCCCGAGGTCGGCACCGGAGGCTTCGCCTTCTGGCGCCGCATGAGGCTCGTCCCCTTCGAGAAGGTCGTTTCCGACGACCGGAAGATCGACAACCTCGCAGACATCCTCGTAACCGAGGAAGGCCCCGGCATCCTCGCCTGGCTCATCGACGGCGCACGCCGCTACCTCGCCGGCGAAAAAGACCTCACCGGGCCCGCCCCGGTCCGGATCGCGACCACCGCATACGCGGAAACCGAGGACCACACCGGCCGCTTCTTCGAAGAATGCTGCACCTTCCACGCCGACCACAGGGCCGAACAAGCCCGCCTCTACAGCGTCTACCGCACCTGGTGCCAGAATGAAGGCGCGCCCACCATCTCCTCCCGAGCCTTCGCGGCCCGGGCACGCGAGCTCGTAGGCCTCGCCTCACCCAAAGAAATGATCTTGTCTAACTCGAAGAAGTACTACCCCGGCATCGGACTGCTCGCAGAGGAGGAGAACGCATGA